A single genomic interval of Cygnus olor isolate bCygOlo1 chromosome 17, bCygOlo1.pri.v2, whole genome shotgun sequence harbors:
- the MN1 gene encoding transcriptional activator MN1 produces the protein MFGLEQFEPQMSSRSAGQGERGFGQPGLSMSAHFKAPAFPGGGPAAAAAVDPALGALGEPPLLGMNMSLAGDAYGFPGRGPAELHGGGMQPPVHGFFGGQQPHGGHGGAHHPHQHHPHFGGNFGPDPGASCVHGGRLLGYSGALGGQTAFADGYEHMAESQGAEGFGQQRPGNLPDFQHHSAGASSHAVPAPCLPLDQSPNRAASFHGLPAAGSSEPHGLEQRRLPAQGGVDSLEYNYPGDGPAGHFELPVFSPSEPEGQLPHYGGGRQVPAGGSYPGTPSLPRAPGMAVAKAHPPQQHGVFFERFGGARKMSTSLEPGASTRHPLMQQQQQQPPQPQQPPGLLARQNSCPPAIPRQQQTEANAPNPNLQDNGPIMQNQHAQFEYPIHRLENRNMHPYTDPVFNMQHPPPQQPPNQRLQHFDAPYVSVAKRPRFDFPSNPGVERCASWGGSMHGPAMESHLSPSAYPGLPGEFTPPAPEAFGGPLPHGGPEHPALAQRQNAALVMKQMASRSQQRLRPPSLQQLGHHGEVGPPSGLPPPAFEREAGSGRGFDPQAPHLTPDSAWFAGPPPPGELLPRRMAAPGLPAEAAPHELGLQPGGAAVLFRPGAGGLGLQEPLRMAGEGPAQALPSPGVHPPFAPAMGGLSQLQSPGGGVSLPNAPAERRGPADFAAQPGFPFGAAARQPAAHGAAPTLSASPGAYPPPPPEFPPPPPPRPAASKLGALSLGSFSKPASKDNVFGQSCLAALSTACQNMIASLGAPNLNVTFNKKSPAEAKRKLSQAEPDPPPSAAPDYFPAGPPAGGSSAGKVAGAAPLLPAESSLSPGYALEPAASSEGKAGGGRGRGRRKRDSGHVSPGTFFEKFSATEGSGAGVSPGQPAPPAAGAPPGAAGTERGGGTPHDKPLTSPSWGKGGELLLGEQPDLMSSLDSGIQSVTKSDGSSPHVDFPDEVSTSYGNEDEVSSSSDNTVSKPTRSPLLGGSPKLPRGEHALLNGQKPLALGLLNTSTSTPDSYGLSTTAGAHPGTPGMEQVRTPTSTSAQDEIHPLEILQAQIQLQRQQFSISEDQPLGLKSKKGECAGQNGDSDLSSCCSEGVKGAMSTIDLDSLMAEHNSTWYLPGEKALMEGQEEDKPMVPWEKPKPPNPSKEAHDLPPSKTSAAAQTGSHLQCLSVHCTDDVGEAKGRTAVPTWRSLHSDISNRFGTFVAALT, from the exons ATGTTCGGGCTGGAGCAGTTCGAGCCGCAGATGAGCAGCCGGAGCGCCGGGCAGGGGGAGCGGGGCTTCGGCCAGCCCGGACTGAGCATGAGCGCGCACTTCAAGGCGCCGGCCTTCCCCGGcggcggcccggcggcggcggcggcggtggacCCGGCCCTGGGCGCGCTGGGCGAGCCGCCCCTCCTGGGCATGAACATGAGCCTGGCCGGCGACGCGTACGGCTTCccgggccgcggccccgccgagcTGCACGGCGGCGGCATGCAGCCGCCGGTGCACGGCTTCTTCGGCGGGCAGCAGCCGCACGGCGGCCACGGCGGCGCCCACCacccccaccagcaccacccgCACTTCGGCGGCAACTTCGGGCCCGACCCCGGCGCCTCCTGCGTGCACGGCGGCCGGCTCCTGGGCTACAGCGGCGCGCTGGGCGGGCAGACGGCGTTCGCCGACGGCTACGAGCACATGGCCGAGAGCCAGGGCGCCGAGGGCTTCGGACAGCAGCGCCCCGGGAACCTGCCCGACTTCCAGCACCACAGCGCCGGCGCCTCCAGCCACGCCGTGCCGgcgccctgcctgcccctcgACCAGTCCCCGAACCGCGCCGCCTCCTTCCACGGGCTGCCGGCGGCCGGCTCCTCCGAGCCCCACGGCCTGGAGCAGCGGCGGCTCCCTGCGCAGGGCGGCGTGGACTCTCTGGAATACAATTACCCCGGCGACGGCCCCGCCGGGCACTTCGAGCTGCCCGTCTTCTCGCCGTCGGAGCCCGAGGGGCAGCTGCCGCACTACGGAGGTGGGCGGCAGGTGCCGGCAGGCGGCAGCTACCCGGGGACACCCTCCCTGCCCCGGGCACCGGGCATGGCCGTGGCCAAGGCGCATCCGCCGCAGCAGCACGGCGTCTTCTTCGAGCGCTTTGGGGGGGCGCGGAAGATGTCCACCAGCCTGGAGCCGGGGGCCAGCACCAGGCACCCGttgatgcagcagcagcagcagcagccgccacAGCCGCAGCAGCCGCCGGGCTTGCTGGCCAGACAGAACTCCTGCCCGCCAGCCATCCCTAggcaacagcaaacagaagCCAATGCTCCCAACCCCAACTTGCAGGACAATGGGCCAATAATGCAGAACCAGCATGCACAGTTTGAATACCCTATTCACAGACTGGAGAACAGGAATATGCATCCCTACACCGACCCCGTGTTTAATATGCAGCACCCTCCTCCACAACAGCCACCAAATCAAAGACTGCAGCACTTCGATGCCCCCTACGTGAGCGTCGCCAAGAGGCCGCGGTTCGACTTCCCCAGCAACCCTGGCGTCGAGCGCTGTGCCTCCTGGGGCGGCAGCATGCATGGCCCCGCCATGGAGAGCCACCTCTCCCCGTCGGCCTACCCCGGCCTGCCGGGCGAGTTCACCCCGCCGGCGCCAGAGGCCTTTGGGGGGCCACTGCCACACGGTGGCCCCGAGCACCCGGCGCTGGCGCAGCGCCAGAATGCAGCCCTGGTGATGAAGCAGATGGCCTCGCGCAGCCAGCAGCGCCTGCGGccacccagcctgcagcagctaGGGCACCACGGTGAGGTGGGCCCACCCAGTGGCCTGCCCCCGCCGGCCTTCGAGCGCGAGGCCGGCAGCGGCCGTGGCTTTGACCCGCAGGCGCCGCACCTGACCCCTGACAGCGCCTGGTTTGCGGGGCCGCCGCCACCTGGGGAGCTGCTCCCGCGGCGCATGGCAGCGCCAGGGCTGCCAGCCGAAGCGGCCCCCCATGAGCTGGGCCTGCAGCCGGGCGGCGCAGCTGTGCTCTTCCGACCGGGCGCtggtgggctggggctgcaagAGCCGCTGCGGATGGCAGGCGAGGGGCCAGCGCAGGCCCTGCCCTCACCTGGTGTCCACCCGCCCTTCGCGCCTGCCATGGGCGGCCTCTCGCAGCTGCAGTCGCCGGGTGGTGGTGTGTCGCTACCCAATGCCCCTGCTGAGCGACGTGGCCCTGCTGACTTTGCCGCCCAGCCAGGCTTCCCCTTTGGGGCAGCCGCACGGCAGCCAGCGGCGCACGGCGCTGCGCCCACCCTCAGCGCCTCGCCGGGTGCCTATCCGCCACCCCCGCCTGAGTTCCCCCCACCGCCGCCACCGCGGCCTGCCGCCAGCAAGCTGGGTGCCCTCTCGCTGGGCTCCTTCAGCAAGCCGGCCAGCAAGGACAATGTCTTcgggcagagctgcctggccGCCCTCTCCACTGCCTGTCAGAACATGATCGCCAGCCTGGGCGCCCCCAACCTCAACGTCACCTTCAACAAGAAGAGCCCGGCTGAGGCCAAGCGCAAGCTCAGCCAGGCTGAGCCTGACCCGCCGCCGTCAGCTGCCCCGGACTATTTCCCAGCAGGACCGCCGGCAGGCGGGAGCAGCGCGGGCAAGGTGGCAGGTGCTGCCCCGCTGCTGCCTGCCGAGAGCAGCCTCTCGCCCGGCTACGCGCTGGAGCCGGCGGCCAGCAGCGAGGGGaaggcgggcggcgggcgggggcggggccgccggAAACGGGACAGTGGGCACGTCAGCCCCGGCACCTTCTTCGAGAAGTTCTCGGCCACagagggcagcggggctggcgtCAGCCCGGGGCAGCCGGCGCCGCCAGCTGCGGGGGCGCcgccaggggctgcaggcacggAGCGTGGAGGGGGCACCCCGCATGACAAGCCCCTGACCTCACCCTCCTGGGGCAAGGGTGGCGAGCTtctgctgggggagcagcccgACCTCATGTCGTCGCTGGACAGTGGTATCCAGAGCGTGACCAAGTCGGACGGCAGCTCCCCGCACGTGGACTTTCCTGACGAGGTCAGCACCAGCTACGGCAACGAGGACGAGGTGTCCTCCAGCTCCGACAACACCGTCTCCAAGCCCACCCGCAGCCCGCTGCTAGGCGGCTCGCCCAAGCTGCCCCGTGGGGAGCATGCACTTCTCAACGGACAGAAGCCCCTGGCCCTCGGCCTTCTCAATACATCTACCTCGACCCCTGACAGCTAtgggctcagcaccacagcaggCGCCCACCCTGGCACACCGGGCATGGAGCAGGTGCGGACCCCCACGAGCACCTCAGCCCAGGATGAGATCCACCCTCTGGAGATCCTGCAGGCGCAGATCCAGCTCCAGCGGCAGCAGTTCAGCATCTCGGAAGACCAGCCCTTGGGGCTGAAGAGCAAAAAGGGGGAGTGCGCAGGGCAGAATGGGGACAGTGACCTGAGCAGTTGTTGCTCAGAGGGCGTTAAGGGTGCCATGAGCACCATTGACCTGGACTCCCTGATGGCGGAGCACAACTCCACCTGGTACCTGCCTGGCGAGAAGGCTCTGatggaggggcaggaggaggacaaGCCCATGGTGCCGTGGGAGAAGCCCAAGCCCCCGAACCCCAGCAAAGAAG CCCACGACCTTCCCCCGAGCAAGACCTCGGCGGCGGCGCAGACTGGCAGCCACTTGCAGTGCCTCTCGGTCCACTGCACGGACGACGTGGGCGAGGCGAAGGGCCGGACTGCGGTGCCGACGTGGAGGTCCCTGCACTCGGACATCTCCAACAGATTTGGGACTTTTGTGGCTGCCCTGActtga